The genomic stretch agagagactggatacTGAAAAGAATGATTTATCTGAATGTGCAACTTCTTGAATTGAAGTGATGAGATAGTTGCAAATATAAACAGTCCGTCAGTTAATGATCGATCTGAAAATTATGACGGTTAAAATGGAAACattgcatttctttttaatctatacATGCGTTTTGTTcaggttattttattttatttttttttaaattcagactACATTGCATATGACTACAGAATATTCTGCCTGTAAAATAAATCATTGCTGAACATGGCATATTATTTGTTCAGTGATTATGTAAAGTCAGTATTTGTTCTCACTGCAGATCTGTTCACAGCTGACATGTGCTTACATGTATATAATGCTGTCTTAACAGGTACGAGATCGAGCCAAGGCATTTTTCCAGGAGCTGTGTGAAAAGATGCTTGCATATGGCTTATCTTCAGAGAGAAATTGTAATCCCAATCCTGCCAATGACACACAGAGCAGTTTGAGCACTAGTGTTGATGGTAAAAGTGGCAGGACCGCTTGCCACACCCCCGATAGGCCTCTGAGTGACaaggaaaatgaaacaaacattgGTGCTACAACCACGCATTTCGTAGGCCTCCAGGCCAGTGCTGGCCATCCTGGCAAGGCAGAGGAGGTAATTGCTGCTAAACGTCCCCGTACAGAAGAGCCACAGCTACACAGACTTTCTCTGGAAGGGGTGGGGCATTCAGCAGATGTGGATACTGACTGTGCTTTTGGTGAGATACAAGGGGCAGGGACCACAACCATAGCTCGTtcaaactcctcctcttcctctgggTGTTCAAGTCTTCATGACAGTGTGGAATGCCCAGAGGCTGATgttgagggggaagaaaggggcaCTGGCTCTGCCAAACAGGATCCCTGTTCTTCCACCTGCCCTCCAGGGAATGTCCGACCTAATTCAGATGGTCATTTGGAGCAGAATCCTTTTGCTGGTCAGTCAGGGAGTAATCGGCTTTGCGATGGCTTGCAGCCATGGGTCAAAGACACTGATCCATTGGCTGTTCCAGGGTCTGTGTTGGACCCATCGCTTCAAACTTGCCCTAACGTTTCTTTGTCTCCATTGTTGGAACATCGCTTGACCCCCATTTCATCTGTGTCATCGGGTCGCAACAGCAGCTTTGACGATGCTGATATTGTACCATCAGTTACAGGAGATGTGTTGATTGCGACCCACGGGGGGTTCATCAAGGAAATGGTCAGCTATTTTATTGAAGACTTAAACTGCAAAATTCCCGGGGGGAAAGGGCATGCCTTGCGGGTGTGTCCCAACACTGGTGTCTCCCGCTTCATGGTGACGCTGAATGAGGGGGAGCGGCAGCCCACTGTCACCTGCCTGCTGATACATGATAAAGAACACTTGAAAAGTCTGGAGCCCACATCCAATGACACTCCTGCAGTCTAACTCACACTAGGTGCCTATAATAAACCTGAGGCCTCGTTGTCTGTAGGAAGTTCACAGTGATGTACTGCTTAAGATTGATTggtaataaaaggaaaaaaaaaattcagttcagaCTGACAGTATGTTATGGATTCATGAAATATGGAACATCCAAAAACAAAAGCTAgtgtttagtttttctttttttgacagatTTCAATGGCTGCTGTTACTTTGACATCACATGTACAGATGAACATGAGTATATTCACTGAAAGTAAGATTACATTCCTCTTtctttaagataaaaaaaaagatgataatggaGTGCCAAGGTATGTTGTTTTTAGTCATGGTTTCTGTGATTCAGTTGCTTTGTGCTGCTGCAATTTTGTGGATTTGGTGCTTTCTCTTGGCATGATAGAGATGATGACACAAAATGTTCAGCCTTATTCTGACAACCAACAGGCAACATTGTATCCAGTTACATACAGTACTACGTTGCTGATATCAAGAAGAGCAGACATCCTCTCAGTGAATGATACTGTTCAGACAGGAAAAAGGGAAAGTGTAAATCtgaatgcattcacacacactatgAGGGTTCTATTTTCCAGGTTTGCTTGTGAATCCTCAGCATGACTGCTTGGTGAAGTCGGAGATGGTTGTTCCTAGTTTCTGCTAGGGGGACAGAGACTCTGTTCTCTTGGAATGTGATCTTTCGCCTTAACTGCCAGGCTTTGGCTGTAGTGATTCCAAGCATTTTGCTTATTGAAGACGATGAGTCAAACTGCTTTTAATTGTTTGCCTTGGTGTTTGGATTTCTTAAATATTGACCCTGGTGATCTCGTGAGCTGTCTTCTTCCCCTTTTCATCTTTTTAGTTTGATTTTTTGCAGCCATTTCCTTGATTTTTTTAGCAGTGATTGATTGTACTTTGACTGTTGGGCATGATGGAGTTGAAAACGtattacttagtatttcttgtaTTTCTTATATGGTTTTGTATTGGACCTGGACTGAAAATAGGGAATGAAAATAGAAATCAGGATTATCAACCCAtattgacacatgcacacacacttgcatgcacacctGTTGTAAGTGCAGAGACACAATAATTATATGTAGAAAATCATTGTTTCACTACAAATATGTAGAAATTATTTGGCAAGTGTATAACCCTTCCACCACCAAGCTCgcgtttatgcacaggcgtggtagaggacctatGCCACTGAAagatgaccattcattggtctgttatccatgaacctactgctcttaattttcggtgataggataggccatattttcaatacatcgcagggggaatccccagcttttCTTAGCCACtgacttttctgtgtttataccacaagggaattttgtactctaaattgactggtggtgaaagggttaaatagaaATAGGAATGCATTTGAAGAAAATGTAATGCActtagtgttcatgtgtgtatgaatatatttACAACGCACAACGCCTGaagttgtttttcattttgaagAGATTTGCTGTTGAGTGTAGTCACTAGATCAGCTTTGGATGGTAGTATAATCTAATTTTTGTTGCTGTCAATGTATTTGCCTGTTTGATGGTGTGGTTCAAGGGCTTTTTTATGTCGATCTTTATGAAGAAAGTAACTGGGTGATGTAGGGCATCCAGTTTTCCATCTGCTTATGATTGTCACAGTCTGAGATGTTACCTTCATTGTCAGTCACAGTCTTTCCCATAATATAACTCACAGTGAGTAAGTTTAATTATCCAGATACAGTCAGTGTTTCAACACAAATAAGCTATTTTAATTGTGAACTGTGAACAGTTGtgctgtataataataataataataaaaaacctgAAAAGGAGGAGTTCCACTGGCTAGTTAATCCTAGCTTTTTATCTTGAAATAAAATCACCGAATTTTTATTTTGTAGACATTTGACAAAGTGAAATAGAATCAGTATTGTGAGGTGTTTGATACAACAGCTACATTATTATGCCTCTCAGTCCCATCCTGGAAAGGTGTGTGATCTTGTGAACATTAAAACTGTTTTTCCAGCTGTAAAAAAAGATTAAGATTTGAAAGTTCTGTCATTCAACGAAACATAAGCTATTTTTTTTGGCATTGCAAAGAATAAAATTAGAGGGCTGAACATGTAGTTTATGAAAAGATGGTGGATGGTGCAGAGGATAAGCGCTGTATTGTTCTTGACTGTAGTATAGCACTtgctttttaaacaaaaaaaaaccccaaaaaaaccccaacaacaaaaaatgaacaagaaGTGCTTGATTTTCCTAAAGTTTACTGATATTGTATCATCAATTGCAAGAGCTGTTCCAGAATAATACTGAGGAGGCTTTTGTCAAATCTTCaaaaatataaaaatttaaaaagcatTTTTCACAAAGTTTAGAATCATAACTGGGCATGAAATCAATGCATTATTTCAGAATAAAGCTGATAGGAGGCAGAAGAATGAGCCTGTTACTGTATTAGTGTTTGCAGCTTTCTTCTACTGAAGCAGCATTGAACTTGCATTAACGTAACGCTGACAGGATGTATGGAAGtcaaggggggaaaaaggaaaacagtttTAAAAATAGTTAAAATACACACATACTACTTGATAGATATGACTCCTACAAATGTAAAACCCTGCATGTTTAAATATATTTCATTTAAAAATTATTAATGGCAGGTATATTTGCATGTTTTACGGtaaattgttatatatatatatatataatatatatatgtatctttattcttatatatattttGATATCTTTTTAAAAACAATCTTTCATATTGCACATACGCTTCTTTTTAATGTTAACACCTGTTGAAGTATCTAAAATCAGCCTCTGAATTGAAAAAGCTTATTAGATACTTCCTTTGGATTTGAGCAGAATAAGGTGGTGTTTCTACCATTTGGTTGGTACCCAAATGCCTTTGCTACAGCGTGAATTTTCATCTGTTCACCTTGTTTTGAAAGCACACCATACCAGTGGCATTATTTGGCAATGGTCTTCAACCTATCACATTTGATGATCGGCAACATTCCATATCGGCCTTTTGTGTTTAACTAGACATGGCACACAGCATACAGAACAACACCGTTGAAGTTAGAGACTTGATTATCGGAATTTTCAAATTCATTGAGTAATGTATAGACAacttaatattaaaaaaaaaatcatgtgaaaGACTCTTCAGAACTCAATACTATTTTCAAGGTGAATAAAATGTCTTTACTTCATGTAtaagcttttcttttctcttattcAAATTCATGTTCATACTCCTTCTCAAGAAGATTACAATATCACAGTCTCTTCGACCTATGGTTGCAAGGGATAGAGAATGTGTATACAAATGTACTTACGCAAGTTAAAATTTATTCAGAACTTATTCATGTTTCTCATGTCATTTCAAGTGAGATGGTGGCTTTACAAATATATTGTGTTATTAGAACTGATAACTATGCTTTGATACTAATGGTTTTCTTTTAATACATAGTTGTAACATTTTCTAAATGGTATTCTGAAAtttcatatctatatatatatatatattgtgtacatTTGTACAAAGTATTGTGTATGTGCCATTATTCCTTTGCGATGTGTACAGAGGAATCTGTTTAGTTTCACATAAATCAACTGCAGAAAAAAGCCCCCAAAGCAACGTATTGAATGTGGTGGTTCGTTAATCACCTGGAGGGGGAATACCCAACAATACCACTTAAGAAACTGAGTGCTTTATTTGCCATGACCTGTGATACTCAACCCtgtaggagggagagggaggaatgtGCAAAGCCCCTGGAGGCGTGATAGACAAACAAGCATGATTGTTATGCTGTAACCTTTTAGCATTATCACTGTGGAATTGGAAAATTGTGCTGTAAGCATGACAGTGAGAGACATTAGTTTTGGTGACTATACTCGAATATAGTAAAGAAATATGGTTTTCagaagtgaatgtgtgtttttattGTCTGGATAAACATGTTCACTCCATGCTGTTTCTTTGCGTGATCAAAGAGGCATATTTTATGCAGAGCAAGTGGTgcattcttttgttctttttaagtTTTCAACCTGACTTAAAAAGTGGTTGCAGTGGCTGTCTGGAGATAAAAACCATTTGAATTGATGCGATGTGATCTCTGTGCAGACTGATTACTGAGCTCCAGTTTTCAGTAATCAAACATGTTGTTGCACAGGTCAAGGCTAGTTCTTTTACCTAATTTGCGGGCAGACATGTTGCTCGGGTTGGACTTTAGAGCTAGGAATTGTCTAATTTGTTATTGATGAGATGACAATCTTGGCAGTTTTAATGGGCAGTGCCAAAAAATGATGTGTATGCCCTTGTGCGTACATATCGTCTTAATCAGTTGCACCATTACACAAGTGCAGTCTTTAGTTCAAACAGAAAAAATGTTGTGAATTCATTTGAGAGGCATTACATTTTATTTGTGAATTATCACATGAACCCCACCTCCAGTTTTGAAAGGCATTGCTTTCATACAGAAAACATGCAGCCATGCACACCATTACATTTAAAAAGAGGTGTACAGAATATGGGTTAGAAAACAATGACAATCTGATACTAAAGAAATCATGTTCTGATGGCTTTACATACATACtgatataaataaaacaatattaTTAAGTACAGTATGAATCCAAGCTGCTGTTGGAGATGCAATATGTAAATCCAGAAAAATAAACTTGATGAATGTAAAAGGCAAGTATTAAAAGGGAGTGGAAAAGAATCTTCACTTCCACTCAGATTTCTCAAATAAAATATGATCAAGATAAGCTCAAAAGGTGAACATGCTTCCATTTTTCGATTCGCAGAACAGCGTATCAGCTAACATATCAAACAATGCAGATGACCAACTTGTAAATGATTCCAGAAGCAGGTAGTGTTTGCTCAAACATGAcatacagtttgtgtgtgcaaaCATTTGTAATgctgcagtgaattcatatcctttTAAACTACAATTCAAGATGTTCATTTTAACCGTCTATTAAAGCCAAGTACACTTCAGTAAAAACAAATCTATTACTTGAGGGGGGAAAGGCCTCACGATCGCATGGACAAGAGCACGTCAGTCTTACTAAGCTAAATGCTAACATGTACAATTACTTTCAagtttacaaaaaaataataaccatGCCACCATACTGATTGTACAACACACATCAATGCATTCTTTCAGTCATTTCCTGGTCCAGTTTTTTGAACATGCATGTGCATAATACTTGTGAACTTGATCCACATAAACATAGGCACTGGCAGCTCACCATGGACAATGAGGCATCACGTTTTTTTCGTTCAAATGTCAGAATGAAAATGTAAGAATACATGAACATATTTCAGTACATTAAAATGCTATGCTTACTGTCATTTTTCTATCACTGAATCAGTGGCAAGTGGATAAAGTAAGTTAAGAAAGAACAGAAGTCattcacagagagaaaaaaaaaaaagaagagtgatggGAGGAATTTTACAAATCTTTAACCATGATCTGAGCATAATACTTACAAATTACTTGCTGTGTCCAACATTATAACACAGATTACCATCTACCTCTCCATCAGTACTGATGTACTGTCCTTCAAGCACAGCAGAAACAGCAATTCACATAAGATGCATGACTTGTTATTTCAATTGATTATAAGAGATCGGTCAGAATGACTAAACATAAATGTAAAGGGAAGACTTCTTCATAAAAGCTACACATGTTTACACATAACTATCAAGTGTCTGCATCAAGTTGATTTTGCATGACTGTTGGTTTTCGGACTCTCTTAAACATGATAGATGTCATAAAAAAATTCAAGTTCCACTGTTGAGACACAGGTGGTCAATACTTCCATGTTGGTATCAGCCATGAAATTTGAAtgccaacaacaagaaaaatggcACTACAGTATACTTTTTggagcaagaaaaaaacacaaaccatgaGATGCATTACAGGCCAGGCAACTCGTGAGAAAGCGAAGCTGGAATCAAATGGCCACAAATCTTGTTCTATGCTGTAAATGCATCTTTCTCCAGCTTTCAGTTTCAATATTATTCAGCAACTACAACTTTCCAATCCCAATTTAACTCCCCAAAATGGTCATACATCCGGTGTAAGACCCTCACATCACATGCGCAACCTTCCATACCTATGTACAAATGGAATTTCCAGCAGCAAATTGATTCAAGCAAACTGATGATGCCATGTTGGAAGGCAATTATGTGAGCAGTACAAGGCACTACTGCTGCAGCTCCACGTAGTTGGCTGGGAAAAGACCTGATTTACCATGGCAAGACCCCCGCCACCAGCCTTCGTCAATctgtttcaaaacaaaaccaaccgaaGTTGTGTATTACAACACATTATCTCATTATGTTCACTCACGAATGCAAACACTTGGGTATgagtaacccccctccccacaccccacccacccccagccaccaGCCTTTGTCAATCTGTTTGAACTGTTTGAAACAAAACCCACCGAAGTTGTGTATTTCAACACAATATCCCATTTATgttcacacatgaatgcacatacTGAGGTATGAGTGAACACACATCCACTGATGATGGGGGAAAAAGGAAATGAGGATGCTCATGAACACTCCACATAGAAATGGAATGAGAGAACTGGTCACTTTGGAAGTTCTGAACAACAAACATGACAGTGGttcaggtggaaaaaaaaacaaccatcccCAAACAGTGGTCTGGGAACCACCCTGTGTTGGCCCCAGCAAGATCCAAGGTAGGCCTCAAGCAGGTGAATTGGGGGGTGGTCCATTCTTACGAAACCCTTTACATACAATGTGTGTCACTGAACACACTGGTGTTATGCTGCACTGATGCATGCAGTAATCTAAATACAAAGCTTTTTTCACTCCCTAAATCTTCCTGGTCATGGGAACAGTGGTGCTAAAgtgtgtgtaatagtgtgtgtgtgtgtgtgtgaacaacagtgtgtggtggtgagttttCGAGAGGGGAGGTGCCTTGTGATCCCTTTGATACCCCAAAAGCAGCTTTATGAAAACAGATTAAATTTTACACTAGTGACTAAATAACAGCTGGCAAATCAGGAGCTAGATGAGGCAGGACTCACAGTAAGTTCAGGTTGGTTTGGACACATATATCATTACTCTTTCAGAAAGCATTATTTCTTTTGACTTGTTACCACATGTGAATCTATGCACAGTAATACATATCAGTGGAACAATACACACAAAGCTACCCcgacagaaaaaataaacaatgcaAGGATTGGAAACAGAAAACAACCTATACAAAACTTTCAAACACAAGGAAAAGTGATGTGTTCCCAATAGCAAAActacaaaaaagaaaattatGCAGTCTGTtccaatagtttcagtttctcaaggaggtgtcactgcattcagacaaatccatatacgcttcaccacatctgcttggcagatgcctgaccagcagcttaacccaacatgcttaactctctccatacgaacggcgaaagagacgacattaacagcgtttcaccccagttaccatcatcaaaatattgcaagcggaaggctcttatactgaagaggtgaatgttgacaaagaataccacaattctgacgatggaagctaaaggttgggtcattcagacacccactggacatccgaggggtctgtgtagtggagaagagaggactggccgtactgagtgagttaaccaggtcttgagtgcatgcatacatatttgtgtacctgtcagagtggatttcttctacagaattttgccagaggatgcTCTCAtcgcaatgggttctttttcagtgtgccaagtgcgtgctgcacatgagaACTCGGTttatcttatccaaatgactagatgctcaatttgattttctagtcaaaacttgggagaatgggcaaaacctggattcaaacccagacccttgcgggctctgtattggcagatgagaatCTTACCCATTCTGacatcttcctcctttttctgttCCAACAAATCTCATCACCTGTCAGCTCCATTTCAGAGCCTTTTCAGCCAACTTCAACTGAAAAG from Babylonia areolata isolate BAREFJ2019XMU chromosome 6, ASM4173473v1, whole genome shotgun sequence encodes the following:
- the LOC143282745 gene encoding uncharacterized protein LOC143282745, coding for MAETMVVFSLTLVRHGETIANKEGKIQGHQDVALSDLGLNQAHLVAFRLRNEKFTHIFASDLNRAARTAQIIADGNTVCHCPVIKDQRLRERRFGIFEGRTFKELYAAAQKSNKKWADFNPEGAETYEQVRDRAKAFFQELCEKMLAYGLSSERNCNPNPANDTQSSLSTSVDGKSGRTACHTPDRPLSDKENETNIGATTTHFVGLQASAGHPGKAEEVIAAKRPRTEEPQLHRLSLEGVGHSADVDTDCAFGEIQGAGTTTIARSNSSSSSGCSSLHDSVECPEADVEGEERGTGSAKQDPCSSTCPPGNVRPNSDGHLEQNPFAGQSGSNRLCDGLQPWVKDTDPLAVPGSVLDPSLQTCPNVSLSPLLEHRLTPISSVSSGRNSSFDDADIVPSVTGDVLIATHGGFIKEMVSYFIEDLNCKIPGGKGHALRVCPNTGVSRFMVTLNEGERQPTVTCLLIHDKEHLKSLEPTSNDTPAV